Within the Agromyces ramosus genome, the region ACCGGCATCGATGACGACCGCGTCGGCGGCCGCGCGGGCGTCGGTGCGGAACGTCTCGGGAAGCGCCCGCACGAGCTTGCGGAGCGCGGCCTTGGCATCGGGATCGACGGATGCCGCGGGGCCGACGAGCAGGAACAGCGCGCGCGCCTCGCTCGCCGAGAGCCCGCTGAGGTCGGTGCGGGCGCCCCCGAGCAATTGCCATCCGCCACCGCGGCCCGCCTGCGGATAGATGGGGATGCCGGCTGCTGACAGCGCCTCGAGGTCGCGACGGGCGGTGGCGACCGACACTTCGAGCTCGTCGGCGAGCTGCGCTGCGGTGACTCGTCCCCGCGCCTGCAGGGTCAGCAGGGTGGCCACGAGACGATCTGCGCGCATGTTTTCCATTCTCGCCGGAAAAGTAGTCAGAAGGTGAGCACTTCTGTGTTCCAGACTGGATCCATCAACTCAACGCACACGGAAGGAACCGATCATGCTCAGGGGATTCGCCACTATCAGCTATTACGCCGACGACCTCGAGGCGGCCTCCGCCTGGTACACGGACGTGCTCGGCATCGAGCCCTACTACGTTCGGCCGGGCTACATCGAGTTCCGCGTCGGCGACTACGAGCACGAGCTCGGCATCATCGACGCGCAGTACCGCCCCGCCGCGCCCGAGTCGCCCGGGGGAGAGATCATCCACTGGCACGTCGATGACCTGCCGGGTTCCTACGAGCGACTCCTCGCGCTCGGCGCGACGTCGTACCAGCCGCCGATCGAGCATGGGCCGGGCTTCGTCACGGCATCGGTGGTCGATCCGTTCGGCAACGTGCTCGGCATCATGTTCAACCAGCACTACCTCGAAATGCTCGCACGCGACTGAACGCGCGCGTCGAGCTGGGGGGCGTGGCTAGCCGATCGAGCGCATGAACGCAGTGAGCTCATCGGCGATGAGTCGAGGCTCCTCCAATGCGAGGAAGTGCCCGCCCCGGCCTGGCGCCGAATACCGGCGGATGTCACCGGCGGCGCGCTCGGCGATGGAACGCGGAAAGCCGTGCATGCCCGGCTCGTGGCTCAACGTGACGGCGACCGGAACGGGGATCATCGGCCTGGGGGCGTTGTGCGGGTAGTCGAGGTACTGGCGGAACGACGTGCCGATGCATCCGGTCACCCAGTACAGGGTGAGGATCGTGCACAGGGTGTCGCGGTCGAATCTCGACTCGAGATCGCCGCCGCAGTCGCTCCAGCTGCGGTACTTGTCGATGATCCATGCGGCGAGCCCGGCGGGGGAGTCGGCGAGGGCTGCGGCGATCGTGTCGGGGCGCGTGCTCATGATCGAGCTGTAGCCCTCGTCGGACTCGTCGTAGACCGCTTCCGCGTCGAGGAACGCCTGCTCGGCGGGCGTGATCGGTGAGGCGTCGAAGTCGGCGGGAAAGGGTCCATGGATCATGTGCAGGCCCGCGACCTCGCGGGGATACATGGTAGCGAGCCATCCGGATGCCGCGCCGCCGATGTCGCCGCCGAAGGCGAAGTAGCGCTCATAGCCGAGCGTCTCGGTCATGAGGGTGTGGAAGGTCTCGGCGATGGCAGCCCGGGTGAGCGGGCCGTCGACGAGGTCCGAGTAGAGGAATCCGGGAAGGGAGGGCACCACGACGTCGACGTCGAGCAGTTCGAGCAGCGGCAGCATCTCGATGAAGCTGCTCGGCCAGCCGTGGGCGAGCAGCACGGGCGGCCGGGTCGCATCACGGCGCACGTGGACGAAATGCTGACCACGGTCGCGGAACTGCGGGTAGGAGTTGAGCCGGGCTTCGGCCGCAGGCCAGTCGAACTCGTTCGCCCAGTAGTCCACGAGCGAGCGCAGGTAGTCCGGGTCGGTGCCCGCCTCCCAGCCGGAGGCGCTCGGCGTGGTGAACCGCGTGCGAGTGAGCCGCGACCGAAGGTCGTCGAGCACGTCGGATGCGACCGAGATGGTGAAGGCTTCCATGCCTCGACGCTAGCGCCTAGCTGTGCTGGTCATGCTCGGCGTGCGACGCGCCTGTCAGGGCGGAGATGGGCACCTTGCACGCCTCGCCCTGCCACGCCTCGATGCCCTCTCGGATTGCGAACCCGGCGATGACCAGCGCCGCGACCGAGTCGGCCCACGTCCAGCCGAGCAGGCTGTTCAGGAGCAGGCCGACGAGGAGCACACCCGAGAGGTACGCGCAGATCAGCGTCTGCTTGGAGTCGGCCACGGCGGAGGCGGAGCCGAGGTCTCGCCCCGTGCGGCGCTCCAACCACGACAACAACGGCATGATCGCGAGGCTGACCGCTGCGAGCACGAGGCCGATCGTGGAGTGCTCGGGTGGATCGGCGCCGAGCAGTGCGCGGATCGCGTCGATGCTGACGACGAGCGCGAGGCCGAAGAACGAGACCGCGATGAGGCGCAGCGCCGTTCGCTCCCGCTTCTCGGGGTCGGGTGCGGCGAACTGCCACGCGACGGCGGCCGCTGAGAAGACCTCGACGACGGAGTCGAGGCCGAACCCGATCAGGGCGGCCGACGATGCGACGGCGCCGGCCGCGATCGCGACGACCGCCTCGACGACGTTGTAGGCGATGGTGGCGGCCACGATCCAGCGGATGCGTCGCGCGAGGACCGCGCGCCGGGCGGCTGGGAGCTCTCGTGGTGTCGATGAGACCCCAGTCACGCGCAGCTGCAGTCGGTCGAGGAGCAGCACGCCGGGTCGACGACGAGCACCAGCCGGAGCAGGTCGTCGAGCGCCGGCGCGAGCAGCGGGTCAGCGAGGCGGTACCAGGTGCGCCGACCGTCGGGCACCGCCTCGACGAGGCCGCAGCCGCGAAGGCAGGCGAGCTGGTTCGACATGACCTGCCGGGAGACGCCGAGGGCGTCGGCCAGGTCGGAGGGGTAGGCGGGGGCCTCGCGAAGCGTGAGCAGGACGCGGGTGCGCGTGTTGTCAGAGAGCGCGTATCCCAAGCGCGTCAGGGCTGCAGTATGCGTCAGTGTCGCGGTCGCGGTCATGCAGTTGACAGTACAGCCGTGGCTGTATTCAGACAAGCCTGAACCATCCGCGCATATATCGATTGACAAACGATAGATTTATCGCGATAGTCGATGCATGCAGAAGATGGATTGGGTGGTCATCCCCCTCAGAGTGTTGCTCGTGCTCGTCTTCATCGGACTGGTGGTGGCGCAGTTCATGAGCCTTCCCGGCGAGTTCCG harbors:
- a CDS encoding VOC family protein, which translates into the protein MLRGFATISYYADDLEAASAWYTDVLGIEPYYVRPGYIEFRVGDYEHELGIIDAQYRPAAPESPGGEIIHWHVDDLPGSYERLLALGATSYQPPIEHGPGFVTASVVDPFGNVLGIMFNQHYLEMLARD
- a CDS encoding epoxide hydrolase family protein is translated as MEAFTISVASDVLDDLRSRLTRTRFTTPSASGWEAGTDPDYLRSLVDYWANEFDWPAAEARLNSYPQFRDRGQHFVHVRRDATRPPVLLAHGWPSSFIEMLPLLELLDVDVVVPSLPGFLYSDLVDGPLTRAAIAETFHTLMTETLGYERYFAFGGDIGGAASGWLATMYPREVAGLHMIHGPFPADFDASPITPAEQAFLDAEAVYDESDEGYSSIMSTRPDTIAAALADSPAGLAAWIIDKYRSWSDCGGDLESRFDRDTLCTILTLYWVTGCIGTSFRQYLDYPHNAPRPMIPVPVAVTLSHEPGMHGFPRSIAERAAGDIRRYSAPGRGGHFLALEEPRLIADELTAFMRSIG
- a CDS encoding cation transporter, with amino-acid sequence MTGVSSTPRELPAARRAVLARRIRWIVAATIAYNVVEAVVAIAAGAVASSAALIGFGLDSVVEVFSAAAVAWQFAAPDPEKRERTALRLIAVSFFGLALVVSIDAIRALLGADPPEHSTIGLVLAAVSLAIMPLLSWLERRTGRDLGSASAVADSKQTLICAYLSGVLLVGLLLNSLLGWTWADSVAALVIAGFAIREGIEAWQGEACKVPISALTGASHAEHDQHS
- a CDS encoding ArsR/SmtB family transcription factor produces the protein MTATATLTHTAALTRLGYALSDNTRTRVLLTLREAPAYPSDLADALGVSRQVMSNQLACLRGCGLVEAVPDGRRTWYRLADPLLAPALDDLLRLVLVVDPACCSSTDCSCA